A window of the Helianthus annuus cultivar XRQ/B chromosome 4, HanXRQr2.0-SUNRISE, whole genome shotgun sequence genome harbors these coding sequences:
- the LOC110932882 gene encoding uncharacterized protein LOC110932882, producing the protein MADRVNVNDDDEARRNEIRTMVVEEVKKAIEASIPRLAQEVEGQVLEVANTMVTSKVEELKEMISELQVKKSKRRCTYKEFMACNPLPYKGDVDPIACQRWISSTEAVFTRSRCEVEDQVMFATGLLQFRAKDWWDAYSKELGDDKVQSLTWQEFKESFLKYYSPQSAIDKIQEDFLRLRQKDETIDEITNKFLERVKFCEEIAGTVRQRIVRYHAMLKAEYREFVNPSKCATLNELIDWARDREIEIKRQVERGEKRVAEKPTNASPSKKARHQDQSKKGKASGEIPTCKTCGKHYSGECLSGKKGCYKCGREGHPFYRCPENSKACYNCNEPGHIKAECPKLQQGAKRDGKKDEPPQGSRKDVSVNLG; encoded by the coding sequence ATGGCTGATAGAGTGAACGTGAATGACGACGATGAAGCACGCCGAAATGAAATAAGAACTATGGTTGTGGAAGAGGTAAAGAAAGCAATTGAGGCTAGTATACCCCGACTAGCTCAGGAAGTCGAGGGGCAAGTATTGGAGGTAGCTAATACCATGGTAACATCTAAGGTggaagaattgaaagaaatgattaGTGAACTGCAAGTGAAGAAAAGCAAACGGAGATGTACGTACAAAGAGTTCATGGCATGTAATCCCTTACCATACAAAGGGGATGTTGATCCGATAGCTTGCCAAAGGTGGATTTCAAGCACTGAAGCCGTGTTTACACGAAGTAGATGTGAAGTGGAAGATCAAGTAATGTTTGCCACGGGCCTCCTACAATTTCgagcaaaagattggtgggatgcaTACTCGAAGGAATTGGGGGATGATAAAGTACAGTCGTTAACATGGCAAGAATTCAAGGAGTCATTCCTGAAATATTATAGTCCACAATCCGCAATTGATAAGATTCAGGAAGACTTCTTGCGTCTCAGACAGAAGGATGAAACGATTGACGAGATAACAAACAAGTTCCTTGAAAGGGTGAAGTTCTGTGAGGAGATAGCGGGGACGGTGAGGCAAAGGATTGTACGTTACCATGCTATGCTAAAGGCCGAATATCGGGAATTTGTAAATCCCTCCAAGTGTGCAACGTTGAATGAACTAATTGATTGGGCAAGAGATAGAGAAATTGAAATAAAAAGGCAGGTTGAACGGGGAGAGAAAAGAGTAGCGGAGAAGCCTACCAACGCAAGCCCATCGAAAAAGGCAAGACACCAAGATCAAAGCAAGAAAGGGAAAGCAAGTGGTGAAATCCCGACCTGCAAGACGTGTGGGAAGCATTATTCGGGTGAATGTTTGTCGGGAAAGAAGGGGTGCTACAAATGTGGGCGAGAAGGACATCCGTTTTATAGGTGCCCAGAAAACTCAAAGGCGTGTTACAATTGCAATGAACCGGGGCACATTAAAGCGGAATGTCCGAAACTCCAACAAGGGGCAAAGAGAGATGGAAAGAAGGACGAGCCCCCCCAAGGCTCGCGGAAGGATGTTTCAGTTAACCTCGGATGA